AGTAGCTATACCCATAGTAGCTAAACCCATAGTAGCTAAACTCATAGGAGCTATACCCATAGTAGCTAAACTCATAGTAGCTATACCCATAGTAGCTATACCCATAGTAGCTAAACTCATAGTAGCTATACCCATAGTAGCTATACCCATAGTAGCTATACCCATAGTAGCTATACTCATAGTAGCTAAACTCATAGGAGCTATACTCATAGTAGCTATACTCATAGGAGCTATACTCATAGGAGCTATACCCATAGGAGCTATACTCATAGTAGCTATACCCATAGTAGCTATACTCATAGTAGCTAAACTCATAGGAACTATACCCATAGGAGCTATACTCATAGTAGCTATACTCATAGGAGCTAAACTCATAGTAGCAATACCCATAGTAGCTATACTCATAGTAGCTATACCCATAGGAGCTATACTCATAGTAGCTATACCCATAGTAGCTATACTCATAGTAGCTAAACTCATAGGAGCTATACCCATAGGAGCTATACTCATAGTAGCTATACTCATAGGAGCTAAACTCATAGTAGCAATACCCATAGTAGCTATACTCATAGTAGCTATACCCATAGTAGCTATACTCATAGTAGCTATACCCATAGTAGCTATACTCATAGTAGCTAAACTCATAGGAGCTATACCCATAGGAGCTATACTCATAGTAGCTATACTCATAGGAGCTATACCCATAGTAGCTATACTCATAGGAGCTATACCCATAGTAGCTAAACCCATAGTAGCAATACCCATAGTAGCTATACCCATAGTAGCTATACCCATAGTAGCTATACTCATAGTAGCTAAACTCATAGGAGCTATACTCATAGGAGCTAAACTCATAGGAGCTAAACTCATAGTAGCTAAACTCATAGGAGCTATACTCATAGGAGCTATACTCATAGGAGCTATACTCATAGTAGCTATACCCATAGTAGCTAAACTCATAGGAGCTATACTCATAGGAGCTATACTCATAGGAGCTAAACTCATAGGAGCTAAACTCATAGTAGCTAAACTCATAGTAGCTATACTCATAGTAGCTAAACTCATAGGAGCTATACTCATAGGAGCTAAACTCATAGGAGCTAAACTCATAGTAGCTAAACTCATAGTAGCTATACTCATAGTAGCTAAACTCATAGGAGCTATACTCATAGGAGCTAAACTCATAGGAGCTAAACTCATAGTAGCTAAACTCATAGGAGCTATACTCATAGGAGCTATACTCATAGGAGCTAAACTCATAGTAGCTAAACTCATAGTAGCTAAACTCATAGGAGCTATACTCATAGGAGCTATACTCATAGGAGCTAAACTCATAGGAGCTATACTCATAGTAGCTAAACTCATAGGAGCTATACTCATAGTAGCTAAAGTCATAGTAGCTAAACTCATAGTAGCTATACTCATAGTAGCTAAACTCATAGTAGCTAAACTCATAGGAGCTATACTCATAGTAGCTATACCCATAGGAGCTATACTCATAGGAGCTAAACTCATAGTAGCTAAACTCATAGTAGCTATACCCATAGTAGCTTAACTCATAGTAGCTAAACTCATAGTAGCTATACCCATAGTAGCTTAACTCATAGGAGCTATACTCATAGGAGCTAAACTCATGATGATTGGTTTAATATGTAAACGAACAGTGATACTTAGACTATGCCATCACAGGTCCCGAATGGTCATCATTCTCTGGGGCCTTTGCAATGTTTGTCTTTCAGACTGTCTGGGTAGGAAATGACGGAGACAATAAAAAAGAGGAATTGaccttgagagagagaaagagagagagaggaagcagagtCTTGAGGAAAGTTACTGAGATGACAGTATTGGCCACCATGCAGTGCAGTGCCACAGGTGTGATGATGTAATCACAGAAACAACCAAGACGGTCTCCATTTCTATCTTTTTCTCTCtatccttttctttctctctctgtctaccttttCCCACCTCTGTTGATCCTATGGTAAACACTTGTCAGAGCCAGGGTGCTGCAAGTGCTGCAGACAGGGAAGTAGTTTAAATAGGACATGGATATATTAGGTTTCCCCAATAAGATCTATTGTCTGTAGGTGTCTGCATGGCTTCCTTTGTGGTGTTATTCTATTGTGATGCAAACACATTCCCTCCATTATGGTTACCATCCAAGTCCCTTCATATTCTAGGATTGGCTGCCCTGGTGGAACGacgcgtgcctgtgtgtgtgtgaacccatGAGTGTATGTCTATACAGAGTGAGATTGTATGCGCATGCGTACGTGTGCATGCGCATGTATGCGCGAGCGTGTGTTGGTATTggggttggggggagggggagaggagaggagaggaggggggtacaTTTCCTTATCTGCGGGCCACAGGCGGCTTTGAGAGCGTTATCAGTAGCCACCACATTGTACTAGCACATCCTCTTGTCCAGTGGGGAGCGGAAAAACTCTCCTTGCAAcgaagttctctctctctgtctctctctctttctctctctttctgtcttctgtgtctctcagtctatcccttcgctctctctccctctctctctcgctccctctctctcttgctccctctctctctcttgccccctctttctctctctctctctctctctctctctctctctctctctctctctctctcactctctctcacctctctctctcgccatccaaCTAGAGCTCTGTCTCTTCCtggcatggagggagaggagggaagaaagtAAAGAAAGAGAGATTGGGAACTAGAGAATGACATAAGAACACGAGTACGACATGGTCAGCATCACCTTGTCAGCTTGTGCGCCTTCGTTCAACAGAATCACCACAAAGGACTCAAAAGGGCATTATGTTAATTTTGTTATTCCTTGACCAATTTTTGACTTCATCTCTTGGTCTTTTGGATTTTTgatattacatattttttttaacattacTGGAGTTCCCAATTTATTTAAGGAGGACGGAAAGTAGATGTGCCATGTGCTACCTTACCTATGGTACTGTAGGGTCCTGTGGGTAAACAACTGTACTGACAGAGCACGCTGGTTTTCATGCTGCGTAGGTGAGTAGGTCTGCACTGGTCAATTTAAATATTACTGTATAGGATAAATGCTATTGAGTTCAAAGCCATTTATCGTAAGTTATTGTTGTTAATTTATTGCCTGAAGCTATAGTTCATTTTTCTTTGTGCAAATGGAGGAAAACCTGTTATGTGTTTTTGCCTGTTCTTTGATCAAATAAATAATGTAGAAAACATtacaataaaatacatgttttttgtaTTTACCACAGCTATAATAAACATAACATCATATACATAAAAATACATATATCTTTGCAGCCATACAGATATAAGACCACCAAATTATATTCATAATTTATGACTTGAAATGAACAACAAATGAGTGCATTGAGTTTACACAAAAATACAATATGATTTTTGTCTCATGTCAAAGGAAACAAGGAATATCAAAAAACAATTCTGAATCATTACGAACATTAATTAAACATGATAATTTGATTGCAAATAATAAAATATTACAAAAAAACACGTAACAAAAAGAAAGACTTCAACACATCTTTGGGAGTATTTCTTCCATTGTCGTTTTTTATTATTCAACTTTTCTATGAATCAAATGTTTATATTGAAAGCTCACcttgcctgttctctctctcaagaTATATGTCATTTCTTACCAATGATCTACACGAAATACCAACATGTGTTGTTAGATGAATGAAAAAGTAAACAGTAATAtttcttgattagataagtattcacctcCCTGAGTCACTACACGCTAGTAACACCTTTAGCAGCGATGACAGCTGTGAGGCTTCTTGGGTACGTTTCTTTACACACCtgaattgtgcaatatttgcccattatcatttttaaaattcttcaatcTCTGTCGAGGTGTTGGGGATCAaggctagacagcaattttcatgcagatttaagtcaaaactgtagctTCACCGCTCAGGAACATTCGCCGTCTTCCTGGTAATCAACTCCCGTGTAGATTTGGCCTcgtgttttaggttactgtcctgcagaaaggtgaatttgtctcccagtgtctgttgaaaagcagactgaaccaggttttcctctaggattttgcctgtgcttagctctattccgtttctttttatcctaaaaaactcccccAGCCTTTGATGATGTCGAGCATACCGTtgccatgatgcagccaccaccacgcTTGGTAATACAGAGGcaggtactcagtgatgtgttggattggtcccaaacataaggctttgcataAGGAGAAGAGACGGTTGCACAATCCAGCCATGAATAATGAATCATCCAAGTCTTGCAGAAGCAGAACCTAGAAGACAACTGTGAACTTCCTTGAAATGAGGAAAACACACACGCAGTATGATACCAAACAATGGACACCCATGACAACCATGTTGAGCCTGTCATCAGCCCGTGAGAGGGCCAGGGATACTAGATTTAGCTTTGATGTAGATTATATATGGAAAAATGTGTCATTTTAATTTCCTAATTAATTCAAAATTCTTAATCTATCTTTATTTTATATTCACCACTTCCAGAAGAAGAATTATCACTGAATTGCCAaagtgaattattgtaatgtttgtttatgtgccAATTAATCCAttaagggatgggttgccaactggtgatttgacaggAAAATAACATTTAATTCATTCCAGTATTTGACCCACTAAATCATGTAAAGCAAATGTGTCTTATCTCTTTTGTTCTACAGGTTTGAAAACCGTCCAATCTTTATGCACCTGGGACAATGTGGATTGTATGGACAGTTTGATTCATATccgaaaagacagacagacagactgggggaCTAATCAACAGTGTCGGCCGATGGTGACTCATTCAAAGACAACGTACTTGGCTATTCTTCAGGATGTACTATGGGAAAAAGACGTCTAGACTACTAAACTTAAAACCAGACCAACCAGTCTGCTGTGGAGCTCCAAGAAGATCCAGAGACGCCTCGGTCAGACCACTAGTAAACACTGGCACATGATTATTGATGTTAGCATCGTCTGCCCAGCCACTGTAGATTGGACACAGCCTCTTGAGTGGGGCCATGAATGCAAGATCACACTCACACGCTCTCTcctttttttccttctctctctctctcacacacacacaaactcacacacacacactcgctctcacacacacactcgctctcacACATGCAACAGCCCTCAGAATGAGAGGTGACAATAAGACTGGACTGAGCCAAACCCGAGGCCATCAGCCTTAGCTTCAACACCACCCACTGACACCTGACCCCTGAAAACCCAGGACCCAGACAGCCCATCACAGACATCTCTGGACTGATTAATAACAGCAGTAGACAACCCGTCGTTCAGGAGGACCAGGGGACTAACAGCATAATAAGGAGATATTATCTGGAGTAGCCGCAGAGGACCGGGGCTGAGAGAGGTCTGTGGAGGTCTATAGGCGTCTAGCAGCAGCAGCTAGTGGCCGAGACACTATgctgggtgagagagacagaacagcgGAAGGGGTGAGGGGTGCAGTGGTGGGGTGCCTTCCCACAGGTACCATGATGGAGAAACTGAACCCCCCCTCTGACCCCCTGTCGGAGTCTGAACGACTGAGCCCTCAGCAGACCCCCTCACCGGCTTCACTTGACGCTAGCAGCCCACCACCGGATAATGAAGCAGGGAGTCCGGGAGACAGGTTTGTCCCACCTagcccccctgcctcccctcctccacctccagaGTCCGCTACCAAGTTGCTTGACCACCCTGCCGCCACCAACATCGCACCTGAACCACCGGTCTCCATGGAAACAAACAACACCAAGGGAGGAGGTTTCATTCGCTCCTCTCCGAaagccccctcctcctctccgccTCCCCTCCTCCCAGCCCCAGTGTCTACATCCACTACCCCTGCCATCctccccccatcctcctcctcctcttcttcctccttttcctctattgcccccctccctccccacatccCTGTTATTAGTCTGGGACACAgtaaacccccccaccccctctccctccccagtaACACCCCTCTAACCACCCTGCACCCCATCCccaaccacccccaccaccatgacCCTTACCATCACACCCACCACCACGGGGCCATCCGCCTCACCCAGCTCACCTCTCTGTCAGAGACCAGACCAGGGGCCCCACCCATCCCCTCCCAGGGCCCCCTGCTGCCC
This sequence is a window from Oncorhynchus mykiss isolate Arlee chromosome 13, USDA_OmykA_1.1, whole genome shotgun sequence. Protein-coding genes within it:
- the LOC118938211 gene encoding T-cell acute lymphocytic leukemia protein 1 homolog is translated as MLGERDRTAEGVRGAVVGCLPTGTMMEKLNPPSDPLSESERLSPQQTPSPASLDASSPPPDNEAGSPGDRFVPPSPPASPPPPPESATKLLDHPAATNIAPEPPVSMETNNTKGGGFIRSSPKAPSSSPPPLLPAPVSTSTTPAILPPSSSSSSSSFSSIAPLPPHIPVISLGHSKPPHPLSLPSNTPLTTLHPIPNHPHHHDPYHHTHHHGAIRLTQLTSLSETRPGAPPIPSQGPLLPHQYLPSHHFFSSSHLGPSGNYGIFSSRSIKRRSSSHYELDLSDAGPPQKLARRVFTNSRERWRQQNVNGAFSDLRRLIPTHPPDKKLSKNEILRLAMKYIDFLVTLLNDQSQDKARGSPEEETQDERAQAGLNNKDMHPLFQGDTPSSTMVYHDRGDSTDSSIIALATSPTSSCYSNTDSEENLGGGAKSSMVVPRGIPGKVKGQIRTAVTLANDQR